Below is a genomic region from Vicinamibacteria bacterium.
CGAAATCGAGCACCTTCACTCGACCGTCTTCGCTCACCATCAAATTGTCAGGCTTGAGGTCCCGGTGGGTGATGCCCTCCTGGTGCGCGGCAGCCACGGCGTCGGCAAGCGGAATCGCGATGTCGAAGAACTTGCTCAGGGGCAACCCGTCCTTGGGAAGTAGCGTCTTCAAGGTCTCGCCTTGAACGAGCTGCATCGTGATGAAGTGGATGCCCTCGGCTTCCTCGACTGAAAAAACTTGAACGATGTTCGGATGGTCCAGTGCAGCGATGGCCTTGGCTTCCCGCTTGAAGCGTTCTCTCAGCTTCTCGTCCTCCGCCATTTCTGGAGGGAGGATCTTGAAAGCAACCTTGCGATCCAACTGGGTGTCCTCAGCCAGATAGACGTCGCCCATGCCACCGGAGCCAAGCTTCTCCAGAATCTTGTAGTGGGAGAGCGTCCGGCCAATCATGTCTACCTGCTGGTCGGGCGAATTGTAGGTGGGAAACAAAGCGGGGTTCAATCCGAGTAAACCGCTTGATGGCCTCGACGCATGGCACGGCCCCGCGCGCCGTTCAAATGGCACCCAATGACAACGGCCGATTGGACCTTGACGACGGAGGCGTTTCGACGCATTTAGAGGCGAACGATGAAGGCGAGATGATGCTCATATTGACGGTTCTGACGTTTACTGCTGGCCCAGGGGATTTCGATTTTCTGCTCGGGAAACGCTGGCAGGTCCACAACCGCGTCCTCATCGAGCGGCTCGTCGGCGCCGAAGAATGGACGGAGTTCGAGGCCGTTCTCGACGAAGTGCGGCCGATCGCCAACGGGCTGGGAAACGTGGATCGCTTCACCGCGGATTGGAACGGCCCGTTCGAGGGCAACAGCATCCGCCTCTACGACCCGAGGACGGAACGTTGGGCGATCTGGTGGGTCGACAGTCGCAACCCGGAGCTCCGATTTCAGGTCGAAGGCCGATTCGAGAACGGCCGAGGGGAATTCTTTGGCGAAGAGGTTTACCGGGGACGGGCAGTCAAGATGCGTTTTCTCTGGAAAGACATCACCAGCACTTCGGCGACCTGGGAGCAGGCCTATCTCGACGAGGGCACCAGAGAATGGGAGACCAACTGGATCATGACGTTCACTCGGATCCCATGAAGTGACGTCGTCGTTCTCCCCCTGCAGCAGCGTCAGCGCAGGCTGAACTTCTGCACGCGGCGGCCGGTCGAGGCCTCGCCCACGTAGAGGTTTCCGTGCGAGTCGACGCTCATTCCGTGGGGCCGCAGAAACTGGCCGGCGAAGTGGCCGCCCTGACCGAACGATCCCACGACTTCGAGGCTCTCGCGTTGGAGGATCCAGACCTTGTGATTCGTGCCATCGGCGAGGTAGAGCCACTGCTCTTCTGGATCGGGAGAGAGCACGATGACGAAAGCGGAGCCGGACAGACGCGTCGTGGGCTCGATGGTGCGCTCCATGACGAACTCACCGCCCTGGCGGAAGGCTTGAATGCGATTGCCGCGCCGGTCGGCCACATAAATCATGCCGTCGGACGAGCCGGTGAGGCCGTGCACGGTCGAGAATTGCCGTGGCGGTTCGTCGTCCGCACCGCGCGCCGCGTAGTCGAACTCGTAATCGTCGACAGGGGGCTCGCCGTAGGCACCCCAGTGACGGAGGTACTCCCCGGTCTCACCGTTGAACACGACGACGCGCCGGTTTCGATAGCCATCAGCG
It encodes:
- a CDS encoding DUF1579 domain-containing protein, encoding MMLILTVLTFTAGPGDFDFLLGKRWQVHNRVLIERLVGAEEWTEFEAVLDEVRPIANGLGNVDRFTADWNGPFEGNSIRLYDPRTERWAIWWVDSRNPELRFQVEGRFENGRGEFFGEEVYRGRAVKMRFLWKDITSTSATWEQAYLDEGTREWETNWIMTFTRIP